In Rissa tridactyla isolate bRisTri1 chromosome 23, bRisTri1.patW.cur.20221130, whole genome shotgun sequence, the following are encoded in one genomic region:
- the PSMD4 gene encoding 26S proteasome non-ATPase regulatory subunit 4 isoform X1 — protein MVLESTMVCVDNSEYMRNGDFLPTRLQAQQDAVNIVCHSKTRSNPENNVGLITLANNCEVLTTLTPDTGRILSKLHTVQPKGKITFCTGIRVAHLALKHRQGKNHKMRIIAFVGSPVEDNEKDLVKLAKRLKKEKVNVDIINFGEEEANTDKLTAFINTLNGKDGTGSHLVTVPPGPSLADALISSPILAGEGGAMLGLGASDFEFGVDPSADPELALALRVSMEEQRQRQEEEARRAAAASAAEAGIAAAGGDDSDDALLKMTITQQEFGRAGLPDLSSMTEEEQIAYAMQMSLQGAEFAQAEAAEVDSSTAMDTSEPTKEEDDYDVMQDPEFLQSVLENLPGVDPNNEAIRNAMGSLASQASKESKDKKEEEKK, from the exons ATGGTTCTGGAGAGCACCATGGTGTG CGTTGACAACAGCGAGTACATGAGAAACGGAGACTTCTTACCCACTCGCCTGCAAGCCCAGCAAGATGCTGTCAACATCGTGTGCCACTCGAAAACCCGCAGTAACCCTGAGAACAACGTGGGGCTCATCACTTTAGCCAA TAACTGTGAAGTGTTGACCACGCTCACTCCAGACACAGGCCGGATCCTTTCAAAGCTACACACAGTGCAACCCAAAGGGAAAATCACCTTTTGCACAGGGATCAGAGTTGCTCAT CTGGCTTTGAAACATCGCCAAGGCAAGAACCACAAGATGCGAATCATCGCTTTCGTTGGGAGCCCTGTAGAAGATAACGAGAAAGAC CTGGTGAAACTGGCAAAGCGTCTTAAGAAAGAGAAAGTCAATGTTGATATCATCAATTTCGGAGAAGAG GAAGCCAACACGGACAAGCTGACAGCCTTCATTAACACCTTAAACGGCAAAGATGGCACCGGCTCCCACCTGGTGACGGTGCCGCCGGGGCCGAGCCTGGCCGATGCCCTCATCAGCTCCCCGatcctggctggggaggggggtgccaTGCTGGGCCTTGGTGCCAGCGACTTCGAGTTCGGCGTGGACCCCAGCGCAGACCCGGAACTGGCTCTG GCTCTGCGCGTCTCCatggaggagcagaggcagcgGCAAGAGGAGGAGGCCAGGagggctgcagctgcctctgcgGCTGAGGCTGGGATTGCTGCCGCTGGTGGGGATG atTCGGATGATGCTCTGCTGAAGATGACGATAACTCAGCAGGAGTTTGGCCGGGCCGGGCTGCCCGACCTCAGCAGCATGACGGAGGAGGAGCAGATCGCCTATGCCATGCAGATGTCGCTGCAGGGAGCAG AGTTTGCCCAGGCAGAGGCAGCCGAAGTGGACAGCAGCACGGCCATGGATACCTCCGAACCCACCAAG GAGGAAGACGACTACGATGTGATGCAGGACCCCGAGTTCCTGCAGAGCGTGCTGGAGAACCTGCCGGGCGTGGACCCCAACAACGAGGCCATCCGCAACGCCATGGGCTCGCTGGCCTCGCAGGCCTCCAAGGAGAGCAAGgacaaaaaggaggaggagaagaagtgA
- the PSMD4 gene encoding 26S proteasome non-ATPase regulatory subunit 4 isoform X2, translating to MRNGDFLPTRLQAQQDAVNIVCHSKTRSNPENNVGLITLANNCEVLTTLTPDTGRILSKLHTVQPKGKITFCTGIRVAHLALKHRQGKNHKMRIIAFVGSPVEDNEKDLVKLAKRLKKEKVNVDIINFGEEEANTDKLTAFINTLNGKDGTGSHLVTVPPGPSLADALISSPILAGEGGAMLGLGASDFEFGVDPSADPELALALRVSMEEQRQRQEEEARRAAAASAAEAGIAAAGGDDSDDALLKMTITQQEFGRAGLPDLSSMTEEEQIAYAMQMSLQGAEFAQAEAAEVDSSTAMDTSEPTKEEDDYDVMQDPEFLQSVLENLPGVDPNNEAIRNAMGSLASQASKESKDKKEEEKK from the exons ATGAGAAACGGAGACTTCTTACCCACTCGCCTGCAAGCCCAGCAAGATGCTGTCAACATCGTGTGCCACTCGAAAACCCGCAGTAACCCTGAGAACAACGTGGGGCTCATCACTTTAGCCAA TAACTGTGAAGTGTTGACCACGCTCACTCCAGACACAGGCCGGATCCTTTCAAAGCTACACACAGTGCAACCCAAAGGGAAAATCACCTTTTGCACAGGGATCAGAGTTGCTCAT CTGGCTTTGAAACATCGCCAAGGCAAGAACCACAAGATGCGAATCATCGCTTTCGTTGGGAGCCCTGTAGAAGATAACGAGAAAGAC CTGGTGAAACTGGCAAAGCGTCTTAAGAAAGAGAAAGTCAATGTTGATATCATCAATTTCGGAGAAGAG GAAGCCAACACGGACAAGCTGACAGCCTTCATTAACACCTTAAACGGCAAAGATGGCACCGGCTCCCACCTGGTGACGGTGCCGCCGGGGCCGAGCCTGGCCGATGCCCTCATCAGCTCCCCGatcctggctggggaggggggtgccaTGCTGGGCCTTGGTGCCAGCGACTTCGAGTTCGGCGTGGACCCCAGCGCAGACCCGGAACTGGCTCTG GCTCTGCGCGTCTCCatggaggagcagaggcagcgGCAAGAGGAGGAGGCCAGGagggctgcagctgcctctgcgGCTGAGGCTGGGATTGCTGCCGCTGGTGGGGATG atTCGGATGATGCTCTGCTGAAGATGACGATAACTCAGCAGGAGTTTGGCCGGGCCGGGCTGCCCGACCTCAGCAGCATGACGGAGGAGGAGCAGATCGCCTATGCCATGCAGATGTCGCTGCAGGGAGCAG AGTTTGCCCAGGCAGAGGCAGCCGAAGTGGACAGCAGCACGGCCATGGATACCTCCGAACCCACCAAG GAGGAAGACGACTACGATGTGATGCAGGACCCCGAGTTCCTGCAGAGCGTGCTGGAGAACCTGCCGGGCGTGGACCCCAACAACGAGGCCATCCGCAACGCCATGGGCTCGCTGGCCTCGCAGGCCTCCAAGGAGAGCAAGgacaaaaaggaggaggagaagaagtgA